A stretch of the Bordetella genomosp. 8 genome encodes the following:
- a CDS encoding MFS transporter, with amino-acid sequence MKEGSSHRGMLWVVAAGFFMQSLDATIVNTALPAMADSLHELPLAMRPVIVAYSLSMAMLTPASGWLADRFGIRRLYFTSILIFVLGSLFCAMAGSLSQLVIARVVQGVGGSMLLPIGRLSILRSVRGDAYIAALALISIAGQVGPMIGPMTGGWLVQVLTWHWIFLINIPIGIVGLFAVRRFIPPETTASTPAFDFVGFTLLSTCMVAFSLGMEGSEGPDRVIYTAGLMALSAFTVFAYIAYARNRARPLFRLGLFRDATFSMGLVGNLVSRVGSSGVAFLLPLLLQLQLGYEPFYAGMMLFPVALAALLTKRWVAPLVRHYGYEAFLSVNTIVVGVSIMSFALITPGWPLALQILQLAIFGGANSMQFAAMNSVTLKGLSVEDAGSGNSLFSMVQMLALSLGVSLSGGLVGAFSHGAHADAWGFRWTFICVGGVTLMSTLIFKRMDAGTVRGNA; translated from the coding sequence ATGAAGGAAGGTTCGTCACACCGCGGCATGCTGTGGGTAGTCGCCGCGGGGTTTTTCATGCAGTCCCTGGACGCCACGATCGTCAACACCGCGCTGCCCGCGATGGCGGACAGCCTGCACGAGTTGCCGCTGGCCATGCGCCCCGTCATCGTGGCGTACTCCCTGTCGATGGCCATGCTCACGCCCGCGTCGGGCTGGCTGGCCGATCGTTTCGGCATACGCCGCCTGTACTTCACGTCCATCCTGATCTTCGTGCTGGGCTCGCTGTTCTGCGCCATGGCGGGCTCGCTGTCGCAACTGGTGATCGCGCGGGTGGTGCAGGGGGTCGGCGGGTCGATGCTGCTGCCCATCGGACGCCTGTCCATCCTGCGATCGGTGCGGGGCGACGCCTATATCGCCGCGCTGGCCCTGATCTCCATCGCCGGGCAGGTGGGACCGATGATCGGGCCCATGACCGGCGGCTGGCTGGTGCAGGTGCTCACCTGGCACTGGATCTTCCTGATCAACATCCCCATCGGCATCGTCGGCCTGTTCGCGGTGCGGCGCTTCATTCCGCCGGAGACGACCGCGTCGACGCCGGCCTTCGATTTTGTCGGTTTCACCTTGCTCTCGACCTGCATGGTGGCGTTCTCGCTGGGCATGGAAGGTTCGGAGGGGCCCGACCGCGTCATCTATACCGCCGGCCTGATGGCGCTGAGCGCCTTCACGGTTTTCGCCTACATCGCCTATGCGCGCAACCGGGCGCGGCCGCTCTTTCGCCTGGGCCTGTTCCGCGACGCGACCTTCAGCATGGGGCTGGTCGGCAACCTGGTATCGCGCGTGGGCAGCAGCGGCGTCGCCTTCCTGTTGCCGCTGCTGCTGCAATTGCAGCTGGGCTACGAGCCTTTCTACGCGGGGATGATGCTGTTCCCCGTGGCGCTGGCGGCGCTGCTCACCAAGCGTTGGGTGGCGCCCCTGGTGCGCCATTACGGATACGAGGCCTTCCTGTCGGTGAACACCATCGTGGTGGGGGTGTCCATCATGTCCTTCGCCCTGATCACGCCCGGCTGGCCGCTGGCCCTGCAGATCCTGCAGTTGGCGATCTTCGGCGGCGCCAATTCCATGCAGTTCGCGGCCATGAACAGCGTGACGCTCAAGGGCCTCAGCGTGGAGGACGCGGGCAGCGGCAACAGCCTGTTTTCCATGGTGCAGATGCTGGCATTGAGCCTGGGCGTCAGCCTGAGCGGCGGCCTGGTGGGCGCGTTTTCACATGGCGCCCATGCGGACGCCTGGGGCTTTCGCTGGACCTTCATATGCGTGGGTGGCGTCACGCTGATGTCGACGCTGATTTTCAAAAGAATGGATGCCGGTACGGTGCGCGGCAACGCATAA
- a CDS encoding DUF72 domain-containing protein yields MAAGRIRTGIGGWTFEPWRKNFYPDGLPHSRELEYASRQVTAIEINGTYYSTQKPASFARWRDETPDDFVFSLKATRYATNRRVLAEAGDSVQRFIGSGLGELGDKLGPIVWQFAPTKVFDAEDFEAFLALLPAKVDGRRLRHVMDVRHDSFMDAAYLKLARKYKVATVYTDSDKFPSFADLTADFAYARLMRASPDNRAGYPPKALTAWAERARTWAAGGQPEDLPYVDAAKAKPSAKGRDVFIYFINGHKEKAPAAAQALLEKLA; encoded by the coding sequence ATGGCTGCAGGCCGCATACGCACTGGCATCGGCGGATGGACCTTCGAACCCTGGCGCAAGAACTTCTATCCTGACGGCCTGCCGCACAGCCGCGAACTGGAGTACGCCAGCCGGCAGGTGACCGCCATCGAGATCAACGGCACCTACTACAGCACGCAGAAGCCCGCGTCCTTCGCGCGCTGGCGCGACGAAACGCCGGACGATTTCGTGTTTTCGCTCAAGGCCACGCGCTACGCCACCAACCGGCGTGTGCTGGCCGAAGCCGGCGATTCGGTGCAGCGCTTCATCGGCAGCGGGCTCGGCGAACTGGGTGACAAGCTCGGTCCCATCGTCTGGCAATTCGCGCCCACCAAGGTTTTCGACGCCGAGGACTTCGAGGCCTTCCTGGCCTTGCTGCCCGCCAAGGTCGACGGCCGCCGCCTGCGCCACGTCATGGACGTACGCCACGACAGCTTCATGGACGCCGCCTACCTGAAGCTGGCGCGCAAATACAAGGTGGCGACCGTGTACACCGACTCTGACAAGTTCCCGTCCTTCGCCGACCTGACGGCGGATTTCGCCTATGCGCGGCTGATGCGCGCCAGTCCCGACAACCGCGCCGGCTATCCGCCCAAGGCGCTGACGGCCTGGGCCGAGCGGGCCCGGACCTGGGCGGCCGGCGGCCAGCCGGAGGACCTGCCCTACGTCGACGCGGCGAAGGCCAAGCCCAGTGCCAAGGGCCGCGACGTCTTCATCTATTTCATCAACGGCCACAAGGAAAAAGCGCCGGCCGCCGCGCAGGCGCTGCTGGAGAAGCTGGCATGA
- a CDS encoding LysR family transcriptional regulator — protein MLKLDFDERNLRSLRVFCHVAEAGGFAAAERRLLMSKASISRHVRDVEARLGVRLCERGPGGFRLTAEGVVALNLATTALRALARIQPEVDAAHGVLSGPLSIGLGEHTLTHPDCHLPEALGELHRQAPNVRPEIVVMSFSELNQALHTQRIDVAIRGKYSEDRDFNYLPLYVETHRVYVSRSVALARDQARLPLVYRSHPYVERALATGRFERGPEAGGLDAVGALVATGYYQGLLPTHYGELLQGRYGLRLAARGVRYSHTGCAVTLASRPLSHRADLFLHVLRQLHRPPRIAAANNEGSFS, from the coding sequence ATGCTGAAGCTCGATTTCGATGAACGCAATCTGCGGTCGCTGCGCGTGTTCTGCCACGTGGCGGAAGCTGGCGGCTTCGCCGCCGCCGAACGCCGGCTGCTCATGTCCAAGGCGTCGATCAGCCGCCACGTCCGCGACGTCGAGGCCCGCCTGGGCGTGCGGCTGTGCGAACGCGGCCCGGGCGGATTCCGGCTGACCGCCGAAGGCGTGGTGGCGCTGAACCTGGCCACCACGGCCCTGCGCGCGCTGGCCCGCATCCAGCCCGAAGTCGATGCCGCCCATGGCGTACTGTCCGGGCCGCTGTCCATCGGCCTGGGCGAGCACACCCTGACGCATCCGGATTGCCACCTGCCGGAAGCGCTGGGCGAACTGCACCGGCAGGCGCCCAACGTACGGCCGGAAATCGTGGTGATGTCCTTCAGCGAACTGAACCAGGCCTTGCATACGCAGCGCATCGACGTCGCCATTCGCGGCAAGTACAGCGAGGACCGCGATTTCAACTACCTGCCGCTGTACGTAGAGACCCACCGCGTCTATGTGTCGCGCAGCGTCGCGCTGGCGCGCGACCAGGCGCGGCTGCCGCTGGTCTATCGTTCGCATCCCTACGTGGAGCGCGCGCTGGCCACCGGCCGCTTCGAACGCGGCCCGGAAGCGGGCGGCCTGGACGCCGTCGGCGCGCTGGTCGCCACCGGGTATTACCAGGGACTGCTGCCGACCCATTACGGTGAGCTGCTACAGGGCAGGTACGGCCTACGCCTGGCGGCGCGCGGCGTGCGCTATTCCCACACCGGCTGCGCCGTGACGCTGGCGTCCCGGCCGCTCAGCCACCGCGCGGACCTGTTCCTGCACGTGCTGCGGCAGTTGCACCGACCGCCGCGTATCGCCGCCGCGAACAATGAAGGCTCGTTTTCGTGA
- a CDS encoding cupin domain-containing protein — protein MANDDAEARHLIDRLGLRPHPEGGYYRETYRAAEAVHRPTLAVQRSASTAIYYMLSGDAWSAWHRIRSDEIWHFYAGGTLLVHVLDEQGALTTHRLGNAVDDPGCVFQAVVPAGCWFAAERVRTDRHTLVGCTVAPGFEFSDFELADVERLALAYPRHRALVARLGPRQGALP, from the coding sequence GTGGCAAACGATGACGCCGAAGCGCGGCACCTGATCGATCGCCTGGGGTTGCGGCCGCATCCGGAAGGCGGCTACTACCGTGAAACCTATCGCGCGGCGGAAGCCGTGCATCGGCCCACGCTGGCGGTGCAACGTTCGGCCAGCACCGCCATCTATTACATGCTGAGCGGCGATGCATGGTCGGCCTGGCACCGTATCCGTTCCGATGAGATCTGGCATTTCTATGCCGGCGGCACCTTGCTGGTCCATGTGCTGGACGAGCAGGGCGCATTGACGACCCATCGCCTGGGCAATGCGGTCGACGACCCGGGCTGCGTGTTCCAGGCCGTCGTGCCGGCCGGCTGCTGGTTCGCCGCGGAACGGGTGCGCACGGACCGCCATACCCTGGTCGGTTGCACGGTCGCGCCGGGATTCGAGTTCAGCGATTTCGAATTGGCCGACGTCGAACGCCTGGCGCTGGCGTATCCCCGGCACAGGGCGCTGGTGGCCAGGCTGGGTCCGCGGCAGGGCGCGTTACCATAG
- a CDS encoding flavodoxin family protein, whose product MSTIPIHVRKGQAPGKLSREQFRERFLRRFYDPAFRAEQAAIERLEAIAWDGYRNSRKAPITEKAGPGAADPDYDLSVEWKAASARLRQAAHIQAQAGTPSRVLLIAGSSRNDGTCPGEISKTWRLTDLARSVLDGAGMETDVLDLSRLTSEYERIIYPCKGCVSTAMPLCHWPCSCYPNHSLGQVNDCMNDIYEQWVRAHAVILLAPTYWYQSPSPLKLMMDRLVCADGGNPDPSSTSGKDPSKAKQLELAGWPYPKHLAGRVYGLVVHGDVAGIEGQRRALSDWLEWMGLIAAGASARLDRYVGYYQPYATSHDDLDADHAVQEEVRNVARAVATAVRQVREGRMGRPDDGLKDPRPK is encoded by the coding sequence ATGTCCACGATTCCCATCCACGTCCGCAAAGGCCAGGCGCCCGGCAAACTGTCGCGTGAGCAATTCCGCGAGCGTTTCCTGCGGCGGTTCTACGATCCCGCGTTCCGCGCCGAACAAGCCGCGATCGAACGCCTGGAAGCCATCGCCTGGGATGGCTATCGGAACAGCCGCAAGGCACCCATCACCGAAAAAGCCGGCCCTGGCGCCGCCGATCCGGACTACGACCTGTCGGTCGAATGGAAGGCGGCTTCGGCGCGGCTGCGGCAAGCCGCACATATCCAGGCGCAAGCAGGCACGCCCTCACGGGTGCTCCTGATCGCCGGCAGCTCGCGCAACGACGGCACCTGTCCGGGCGAAATATCCAAGACCTGGCGGTTGACCGACCTGGCCAGGTCGGTGCTGGACGGCGCCGGCATGGAAACCGACGTGCTGGACTTGAGCCGGCTGACCTCCGAATACGAGCGCATCATCTACCCATGCAAGGGCTGCGTGTCGACCGCCATGCCCTTGTGCCACTGGCCGTGCAGCTGCTACCCGAACCACTCGCTGGGACAGGTGAACGACTGCATGAACGACATTTACGAACAATGGGTACGGGCACATGCGGTGATTCTGCTGGCGCCCACGTACTGGTACCAGTCGCCCAGCCCGTTGAAGCTGATGATGGACCGGCTGGTCTGCGCGGACGGCGGCAATCCGGATCCCTCTTCCACCTCGGGCAAGGACCCCTCGAAGGCCAAGCAGCTGGAACTCGCGGGATGGCCTTATCCCAAGCATCTGGCCGGCCGGGTCTACGGGCTGGTCGTGCATGGCGATGTCGCCGGCATCGAGGGCCAGCGGCGCGCATTGAGCGATTGGCTGGAGTGGATGGGCTTGATCGCCGCGGGCGCGTCGGCTCGGCTGGACCGCTACGTCGGCTACTACCAACCCTATGCCACCAGCCATGACGACCTGGACGCCGACCATGCCGTGCAGGAGGAAGTCCGTAACGTCGCGCGCGCGGTCGCAACCGCGGTCAGGCAGGTGCGTGAAGGCAGGATGGGCCGGCCGGACGACGGCTTGAAGGATCCTCGACCCAAATGA
- a CDS encoding thioredoxin family protein, producing the protein MEEIDLNDGTADRFLLDAQGLSLVVFHSRTCGNCKLAREQLPGMDLPVDRICWVDAGDNGGLVERYEVFHLPAMFVVRNGAFHGPVQARLQDWDIRQQISLALDGYPGILP; encoded by the coding sequence ATGGAAGAAATCGATTTGAACGACGGCACGGCCGACCGCTTCCTGCTGGATGCGCAAGGCCTGTCCCTGGTGGTCTTCCACAGCCGGACCTGCGGCAATTGCAAGCTGGCGCGCGAACAGCTGCCCGGCATGGACCTGCCGGTGGACCGGATATGCTGGGTGGACGCGGGCGACAACGGCGGGCTGGTGGAGCGCTACGAGGTCTTTCACCTGCCGGCGATGTTCGTGGTGCGCAACGGGGCCTTCCACGGCCCCGTGCAGGCCCGGTTGCAGGACTGGGACATCCGCCAGCAGATCAGCCTGGCGCTGGACGGGTATCCCGGCATCCTGCCGTAG
- a CDS encoding tripartite tricarboxylate transporter substrate binding protein, translating to MRHRIASAVTALALCGAMTATAWAQGDTANYPSSPIKLVVPFAPGGFTDVVARMLGEKLSPELGQPVVVENRMGAGSTIGTDYVAKAAPDGYTLVLISTTHVIGPWLYKKLPYDAIKSFAPITKLVDSPYVLVVNPNVPAKSVGELIALAKAKPGRLDYASSGNGSSQHLAAALFASMADIKINHVPYRGSGQALADIIGGQVSMGFLGVTAALPQIAAGRLRALAVTTSQRSADLPDVPTLDEAGVKGYEANIWLGLLAPAGTPKPILDKLHDATAKVMRGPDAAKALATAGLTLSLSSESEFEALLKSESAKWGKVVQDTGATVN from the coding sequence ATGCGACATCGAATTGCAAGTGCGGTGACGGCGCTCGCGCTGTGCGGGGCCATGACAGCCACGGCTTGGGCGCAGGGCGATACGGCCAACTATCCCAGCTCGCCGATCAAGCTGGTCGTGCCCTTCGCGCCGGGCGGTTTCACCGACGTCGTCGCGCGCATGCTGGGGGAAAAGCTCAGCCCGGAACTGGGGCAGCCGGTCGTGGTGGAGAACCGCATGGGCGCGGGGTCCACCATCGGCACGGACTACGTCGCCAAGGCGGCGCCGGACGGCTACACGCTGGTACTGATTTCCACGACGCACGTCATCGGGCCGTGGCTGTACAAGAAGCTGCCCTATGACGCGATCAAGAGCTTCGCCCCGATCACCAAGCTGGTGGACAGCCCCTACGTGCTGGTGGTCAATCCCAATGTGCCGGCCAAGAGCGTCGGCGAGCTGATCGCGCTGGCCAAGGCCAAGCCGGGAAGGCTGGATTATGCGTCGTCGGGCAACGGCAGCAGCCAGCACCTGGCGGCCGCCTTGTTCGCTTCCATGGCGGACATCAAGATCAATCACGTGCCTTACCGTGGCAGCGGGCAGGCCCTGGCCGATATCATCGGCGGCCAGGTGTCCATGGGTTTCCTGGGGGTGACCGCGGCGCTGCCGCAGATCGCGGCCGGCAGGCTCAGGGCGCTGGCCGTCACGACCAGCCAGCGCTCGGCCGACCTGCCAGACGTGCCCACGCTGGACGAAGCGGGCGTGAAGGGCTATGAGGCCAACATCTGGCTGGGCCTGCTGGCGCCCGCCGGCACGCCCAAGCCGATCCTCGACAAGCTGCATGACGCCACGGCAAAGGTGATGCGCGGCCCGGACGCGGCCAAGGCGCTGGCCACGGCGGGCCTGACCTTGAGCCTGAGCAGCGAAAGCGAGTTCGAAGCGCTGCTGAAATCCGAATCCGCCAAGTGGGGCAAGGTGGTGCAGGACACCGGGGCCACCGTCAACTGA
- a CDS encoding lytic murein transglycosylase, protein MRIAPGFARWLPVLLLTAAGIAGCAQPATSASAQGAGPSSPVAGTAPAMPTAGAAPAEQDRDPAQCLATLRNGAPANGVSVADFDRYTQNTRLLAVTVAAAKAQPEGKETWWDYIAKTVDDQRVADGKGVMDKSRDALDRIDDRYQIDSEPLVAIFGIETNYGSQLGKVDVLNAWLTRACTEQKPLWVKNVYASVRLLRDGTVTRDNFIGSWSGAFGMTQFIPTSFYELAADGDGDGRIDLYGSLPDALASTANHLLKRRATWTRGMPAVIEVRLPPSMAATLPASPDDEIMNRDDRRTLSQWSDAGVTRADGTPLSTVAVSQPWQTVQAYLFAPTGSRGPAFLATRNFDAILHYNQSHKYALAVSLLTNRLKGGPGLIAAWPTDDPGLSRAQIKELQGLLAARGYDVGTPDGIPGSKTRQAVAAEQQRLGLPQDGRVGYKIYSALRSGG, encoded by the coding sequence ATGCGCATTGCGCCAGGTTTCGCCCGCTGGCTTCCCGTCCTGTTGCTGACGGCGGCCGGCATCGCCGGCTGCGCCCAGCCCGCCACCAGCGCGTCGGCCCAGGGCGCGGGACCGTCGTCCCCCGTGGCCGGCACCGCGCCCGCGATGCCCACGGCCGGCGCGGCGCCGGCCGAACAGGACCGCGATCCCGCCCAGTGCCTGGCCACCCTGCGCAACGGCGCGCCCGCCAACGGCGTCAGCGTGGCGGATTTCGATCGCTATACCCAGAATACGCGCCTGCTCGCGGTCACCGTCGCGGCGGCCAAGGCGCAGCCGGAAGGCAAGGAAACCTGGTGGGACTACATCGCCAAGACCGTGGACGACCAGCGCGTTGCCGATGGCAAGGGCGTCATGGACAAGTCCCGCGACGCGCTGGACAGGATCGACGACCGCTACCAGATCGACAGCGAACCGCTGGTCGCCATCTTCGGCATCGAGACCAACTACGGCTCCCAGCTGGGCAAGGTGGACGTGCTGAACGCCTGGTTGACGCGCGCCTGCACCGAGCAGAAGCCCTTGTGGGTCAAGAACGTCTACGCGTCCGTGCGCCTGCTGCGCGACGGCACCGTCACGCGCGACAACTTCATCGGGTCATGGAGCGGCGCCTTCGGCATGACGCAGTTCATCCCGACGTCGTTCTACGAACTGGCGGCCGATGGCGACGGCGACGGCCGCATCGATCTGTATGGGTCGCTGCCCGATGCGCTGGCGTCCACCGCCAATCACCTGCTCAAGCGCAGGGCGACCTGGACCCGCGGCATGCCCGCGGTCATCGAGGTGCGCCTGCCGCCGTCGATGGCGGCGACGCTGCCGGCATCGCCCGACGACGAGATCATGAACCGCGACGATCGCCGCACCCTGTCGCAATGGAGCGATGCCGGCGTGACGCGTGCCGATGGCACGCCCTTGTCCACGGTCGCCGTTTCGCAGCCGTGGCAGACGGTGCAGGCATACCTGTTCGCGCCCACGGGTTCGCGCGGTCCGGCCTTCCTGGCCACGCGCAATTTCGATGCGATCCTGCACTACAACCAGTCGCATAAGTACGCGCTGGCGGTGAGCCTGCTGACCAACCGGCTGAAGGGCGGCCCGGGATTGATCGCCGCCTGGCCCACCGACGATCCTGGCCTGTCGCGGGCGCAGATCAAGGAATTGCAAGGGCTGCTGGCCGCGCGCGGTTATGACGTCGGTACGCCGGATGGCATTCCCGGCAGCAAGACGCGCCAGGCCGTGGCGGCGGAACAGCAGCGCCTGGGCCTGCCGCAGGACGGGCGCGTGGGCTACAAGATCTATAGCGCGTTGCGCAGCGGCGGATAG
- a CDS encoding alpha/beta hydrolase: MAQAASTQDLGGTNAVTWQGGEEHWIQRDGDVKLFMWHKPAAAGVPHAGTILFVHGSSMASQPTFDLSVPGRPDSSVMDWFAARGFDTWCMDNEGYGRSSKHRPINFDIPNGALDLAAGSEYILQRAKDKKLMVYGISSGALKAALFAQQHPDRVARVALDAFVWTGEGSPTLAQRKLKLPEFLAKNRRPIDRPFVESIFSRDHPGCADDNTVSAFADAILSLDNSMPTGTYVDMCSKLPLIDPEKLLVPTIVMRGEYDGIASFDDLAEFFKRLPNTFKQFTVMQGISHASFQQKNYKMVYHILHAFYTQPEPVYR; the protein is encoded by the coding sequence ATGGCTCAAGCAGCATCTACCCAGGATCTGGGCGGCACCAACGCCGTCACCTGGCAGGGGGGAGAAGAACACTGGATTCAGCGCGACGGCGACGTCAAGCTTTTCATGTGGCACAAGCCGGCCGCCGCCGGCGTGCCCCACGCGGGCACCATCCTGTTCGTGCATGGGTCGTCCATGGCTTCGCAGCCCACCTTCGACCTGAGCGTCCCCGGTCGTCCCGACTCTTCCGTGATGGACTGGTTCGCCGCGCGCGGCTTCGATACCTGGTGCATGGATAACGAAGGCTACGGCCGTTCCAGCAAGCATCGTCCGATCAACTTCGATATTCCCAACGGCGCGCTGGACCTGGCCGCGGGCAGCGAGTACATCCTGCAGCGCGCCAAGGACAAGAAGCTGATGGTCTACGGCATTTCGTCCGGCGCCTTGAAGGCCGCGCTGTTCGCCCAGCAGCATCCCGATCGCGTCGCCCGCGTGGCGCTGGACGCGTTCGTGTGGACCGGCGAAGGCAGCCCGACGCTGGCGCAACGCAAGCTGAAGCTGCCGGAATTCCTGGCCAAGAACCGCCGTCCCATCGACCGGCCGTTCGTCGAAAGCATCTTTTCGCGCGACCATCCGGGCTGCGCCGACGACAACACGGTTTCCGCCTTCGCCGACGCCATCCTGTCGCTGGACAACTCCATGCCCACCGGCACCTACGTCGATATGTGCAGCAAGCTGCCGCTGATCGACCCGGAAAAGCTGCTGGTGCCCACCATCGTGATGCGCGGCGAGTACGACGGCATCGCTTCGTTCGACGACCTGGCGGAGTTCTTCAAGCGCCTGCCGAATACCTTCAAGCAGTTCACCGTCATGCAGGGCATTTCGCACGCCAGCTTCCAGCAGAAGAACTACAAGATGGTCTACCACATCCTGCACGCCTTCTACACCCAGCCGGAGCCGGTGTATCGCTGA
- a CDS encoding agmatinase — protein MQTKAPSSAAFIPTMATSPLTVPPKTGHKTLLYSELVTELEGLRADIAVLGMPFGAPYTPQAFSNDQTRAPQAIREVTDRMVRAPEHYDFDIDGPLLQGRTDIRFVDCGDVMPDIHVPGEHFRRCEMAVRHILRGGGLPIVLGGDHAITNPVLRGYEELGKEITLVHVDAHLDWRDDVNGVRDGLSSPIRRASELPYVGKIIQIGLRAQGSGRPADYEAAKAYGTELISAYELHDIGMDAVLARIPDGGNYYLSIDADGMDPTIMPAVDGPAPGGVNFLQARKLIHGLVRKGRVVGMDIVEIQPAKDTPTRLTCVTAGRLIVNLIGSTIRAGYFDRT, from the coding sequence ATGCAAACCAAGGCGCCGTCGTCCGCGGCCTTCATTCCCACCATGGCTACTTCCCCCCTTACCGTCCCGCCCAAGACCGGCCACAAGACCCTGCTGTACTCCGAGCTGGTCACCGAACTGGAGGGCCTGCGCGCCGACATCGCGGTGCTGGGCATGCCCTTCGGCGCGCCCTACACGCCGCAGGCCTTCAGCAACGACCAGACGCGCGCGCCGCAGGCCATCCGCGAAGTCACCGACCGCATGGTCCGCGCCCCGGAGCATTACGACTTCGATATCGACGGACCCTTGCTGCAGGGCCGTACGGACATCCGTTTCGTCGATTGTGGCGACGTGATGCCCGACATCCACGTGCCCGGCGAGCATTTCCGCCGCTGTGAGATGGCGGTGCGCCATATCCTGCGCGGCGGCGGCCTGCCCATCGTGCTGGGTGGCGACCATGCGATCACGAATCCGGTCCTGCGCGGCTACGAGGAACTGGGCAAGGAGATCACGCTGGTGCACGTCGACGCGCACCTGGACTGGCGCGACGACGTCAACGGCGTGCGCGACGGGCTGTCCAGCCCGATCCGCCGCGCCTCCGAGCTTCCCTACGTGGGCAAGATCATCCAGATCGGCCTGCGCGCCCAAGGCAGCGGCCGCCCGGCCGACTACGAAGCGGCCAAGGCCTACGGCACCGAACTGATCAGCGCCTACGAGCTGCACGACATCGGCATGGACGCCGTCCTGGCGCGCATACCGGACGGCGGCAACTACTACCTGTCCATCGATGCGGACGGCATGGATCCGACCATCATGCCGGCGGTCGACGGCCCCGCTCCAGGCGGCGTCAACTTCCTGCAGGCCCGCAAGCTCATACACGGCCTGGTCCGCAAGGGCCGCGTGGTCGGCATGGACATCGTCGAAATCCAGCCGGCCAAGGACACGCCCACCCGGCTGACCTGCGTGACCGCCGGCCGCCTGATCGTCAACCTGATCGGCAGCACCATCCGCGCCGGCTACTTCGACCGGACCTGA
- a CDS encoding GNAT family N-acetyltransferase: protein MSRINDYGQPIGDALPGWTPRPRPPATPMQGRFCRIEPLDPARHGDDLYHAYSQAPDGRLWTYLSNEPFPDRAAFDAYLDKAAASTDPLHHAIVDRATGKAIGSAALMRIDPANGVIEVGHVTYSPLLQRTPHATEAQYLFMKRIFDELGYRRYEWKCDSLNEPSRKAAMRYGFTFEGIFRQAIVYKGRTRDTAWFSMLDSEWATLRTGYEAWLAPDNFDAQGRQRRALSACLGREHAASMSLE from the coding sequence ATGAGCCGCATCAACGACTATGGACAACCGATAGGCGACGCGCTGCCGGGATGGACGCCGCGGCCGCGTCCGCCGGCCACGCCCATGCAAGGACGCTTTTGCCGCATCGAACCGCTGGATCCGGCGCGCCATGGCGACGATCTGTACCACGCCTACAGCCAGGCGCCGGACGGCCGCCTGTGGACCTACCTGTCCAACGAACCCTTTCCCGATCGGGCCGCGTTCGATGCCTACCTGGACAAGGCCGCCGCGAGCACCGACCCCTTGCACCACGCCATCGTCGACAGGGCTACCGGCAAGGCCATCGGCAGCGCGGCGCTCATGCGCATCGATCCGGCCAATGGGGTGATCGAGGTGGGGCACGTGACCTATTCGCCGCTGCTGCAGCGTACGCCGCACGCGACGGAAGCGCAGTACCTGTTCATGAAGCGCATATTCGATGAACTCGGCTACCGCCGCTATGAATGGAAATGCGACAGCCTGAACGAGCCGTCGCGCAAGGCCGCGATGCGCTATGGGTTCACCTTCGAGGGTATCTTTCGCCAGGCCATCGTCTACAAGGGGCGCACGCGGGATACCGCGTGGTTTTCCATGCTGGATAGCGAGTGGGCAACGCTGCGGACTGGCTATGAGGCATGGCTGGCGCCGGATAACTTCGACGCGCAGGGCCGGCAGCGCCGCGCGCTCTCGGCTTGCCTGGGACGTGAGCATGCCGCGTCGATGAGCCTGGAGTAG